One stretch of Sylvia atricapilla isolate bSylAtr1 chromosome 4, bSylAtr1.pri, whole genome shotgun sequence DNA includes these proteins:
- the DCTN6 gene encoding dynactin subunit 6, which produces MAEKAQKSVKIAPGAVVCVESEIRGDVTIGPRTVIHPKARIIAEAGPIVIGEGNLIEEQALIINGYPENITPESEDVEPKPMVIGTNNVFEVGCYSQAMKVGDNNVIESKAFVGRNVILTSGCIIGACCNVNTYEVIPENTVIYGADCLRRVQTERPQPQTLQLDFLMKILPNYHHLKKTMKASSTPVKS; this is translated from the exons ATGGCGGAGAAGGCGCAGAAGAG CGTGAAGATCGCGCCGGGCGCCGTGGTGTGCGTGGAGAGCGAGATCCGCGGGGACGTGACCATCG GGCCCAGGACCGTGATCCATCCCAAGGCGCGCATCATCGCCGAGGCGGGGCCTATCGTCATCGGAGAAGGGAACCTGATCGAGGAGCAAGCGCTCATCATCAACGG GTACCCAGAAAATATAACCCCAGAGAGTGAAGATGTGGAGCCCAAGCCCATGGTCATCGGTACCAACAATGTCTTTGAGGTCGGGTGCT ATTCCCAAGCGATGAAGGTGGGAGACAACAACGTCATTGAATCCAAAG CGTTTGTTGGCAGGAATGTGATCCTGACCAGTGGCTGCATCATCGGGGCCTGCTGCAACGTCAACACCTACGAGGTGATCCCGGAAAACACCGTCATCTACGGGGCCGACTGCCTGCGGCGCGTGCAGACCGAGCGGCCGCAG CCCCAGACGCTGCAGCTGGATTTCCTGATGAAGATCCTGCCCAACTACCACCACCTAAAGAAGACCATGAAGGCCTCATCCACCCCTGTCAAGAGTTGA
- the GC gene encoding vitamin D-binding protein isoform X1 encodes MRAALALLLFLAAAHAIHRGKAYVRDKVCQEYRMLGKENFRTLTIIANSRKYSNGTFEEIGHLVREIVSLAETCCADGADAACYENGSTALSVKSCSPDSPFPAHPGTAECCAQQGLEKKLCLAALRHPPQPLPRYLQPSDKELCQAFRQDPREFADRFLYEYASSYSQAPLPVLLGSTRTFLSMVSTCCISPAPTACFLKEKLERKTLSLLTLTSNRICSRFSAYGKDKVSFSYLASLAQKVPRAPFEDLLPLAEDAAEVSSQCCDSVAEDCMKKKLLEHTAKVCAALATQDGRFADCCTGKNLMENHFCILAMPPAPAPELPKASEPTNKELCGKDGALHATRFLFELARRHPSLPDAVLAKLYDSSGKLREECCSTKDPSTCLDSKRKRMQAELLPFLEKTSRLCRKYNELPFLEFKKRLRESLTQAEPEASPAQLEQLLEKRVSFASTCCLPDAPPLLCASKVSSELAEACKESCLLG; translated from the exons ATGAGGGCagctctggccctgctgctgttcttggCTGCTGCACACGCGATACACCGAG GGAAAGCTTATGTCCGAGATAAAGTCTGCCAGGAGTACAGGATGCTGGGAAAGGAGAACTTCCGAACCCT GACCATCATTGCCAACAGCCGGAAATATTCCAATGGCACCTTCGAGGAGATTGGCCACCTCGTCCGGGAAATCGTCTCCCTGGCCGAGACGTGCTGCGCCGACGGGGCTGACGCCGCCTGCTACGAAAACGGG TCCACGGCGCTGTCGGTGAAATCCTGCAGCCCGGACTCGCCCTTCCCGGCGCATCCCGGCACGGCCGAGTGCTGCgcccagcaggggctggagaagAAGCTGTGCCTGGCCGCCCTGCGGCACCCGCCCCAGCCGCTGCCCCGCTACCTCCAGCCCTCCGACAAGGAGCTCTGCCAGGCCTTCCGGCAGGATCCCCGGGAATTTGCGGATAG GTTTCTTTATGAGTACGCCAGCAGCTACAGCCAGGCtcccctgcctgtgctcctgggCTCCACCAGGACCTTCCTCTCCATGGTCTCCACCTGCTGCATCTCCCCTGCACCCACTGCCTGCTTCCTGAAGGAG AAACTGGAGAGGAAAAccctctccctgctcaccctgACATCAAACCGGATTTGCTCCCGCTTCTCAGCATATGGGAAGGACAAAGTCAGCTTCAG CTACCTGGCCTCGCTGGCTCAGAAGGTTCCCCGTGCTCCCTTCGAGGACCTTCTCCCCCTGGCCGAAGATGCTGCCGAGGTGTCTTCGCAGTGCTGTGACTCAGTAGCTGAGGACTGCATGAAGAAGAAG ctgttGGAGCACACGGCCAAAGTCTGCGCCGCGCTGGCGACCCAGGACGGGCGCTTTGCCGACTGCTGCACGGGGAAAAACCTGATGGAGAACCATTTCTGCATCCTGGCCATGCCTCCAGCGCCAGCCCCCGAGCTGCCAAAGGCGTCGGAGCCGACCAACAAGGAGCTGTGTGGCAAGGATGGGGCTCTCCATGCCACCAG GTTCCTGTTTGAGCTGGCACGGAGGCACCCCAGCCTCCCTGACGCCGTCCTCGCCAAGCTCTACGACTCCTCTGGGAAACTTCGGGAGGAATGCTGCTCCACCAAGGACCCCTCCACCTGCTTGGACAGTAAG CGCAAGCggatgcaggcagagctgctccccttCCTGGAAAAGACCAGCCGGCTCTGCAGGAAGTACAACGAGCTGCCTTTCCTTGAGTTCAAGAAGAG GCTGCGGGAGAGCCTGACGCAGGCGGAGCCCGAGGCCAGCCcggcacagctggagcagctcctggagaagcGAGTGTCCTTCGCCTCCACCTGCTGCCTCCCGGACGCTCCCCCGCTCCTCTGCGCTTCCAAG GTGAGCTCGGAGCTGGCAGAAGCGTGTAAGGAGTCCTGCCTGCTGGGATAG
- the GC gene encoding vitamin D-binding protein isoform X2: MRAALALLLFLAAAHAIHRGKAYVRDKVCQEYRMLGKENFRTLTIIANSRKYSNGTFEEIGHLVREIVSLAETCCADGADAACYENGSTALSVKSCSPDSPFPAHPGTAECCAQQGLEKKLCLAALRHPPQPLPRYLQPSDKELCQAFRQDPREFADRFLYEYASSYSQAPLPVLLGSTRTFLSMVSTCCISPAPTACFLKEKLERKTLSLLTLTSNRICSRFSAYGKDKVSFSYLASLAQKVPRAPFEDLLPLAEDAAEVSSQCCDSVAEDCMKKKLLEHTAKVCAALATQDGRFADCCTGKNLMENHFCILAMPPAPAPELPKASEPTNKELCGKDGALHATRFLFELARRHPSLPDAVLAKLYDSSGKLREECCSTKDPSTCLDSKVSGVGAPGAHPVPPHHSATQIPTEAFPSLVTPTLCPQRKRMQAELLPFLEKTSRLCRKYNELPFLEFKKRLRESLTQAEPEASPAQLEQLLEKRVSFASTCCLPDAPPLLCASKVSSELAEACKESCLLG, translated from the exons ATGAGGGCagctctggccctgctgctgttcttggCTGCTGCACACGCGATACACCGAG GGAAAGCTTATGTCCGAGATAAAGTCTGCCAGGAGTACAGGATGCTGGGAAAGGAGAACTTCCGAACCCT GACCATCATTGCCAACAGCCGGAAATATTCCAATGGCACCTTCGAGGAGATTGGCCACCTCGTCCGGGAAATCGTCTCCCTGGCCGAGACGTGCTGCGCCGACGGGGCTGACGCCGCCTGCTACGAAAACGGG TCCACGGCGCTGTCGGTGAAATCCTGCAGCCCGGACTCGCCCTTCCCGGCGCATCCCGGCACGGCCGAGTGCTGCgcccagcaggggctggagaagAAGCTGTGCCTGGCCGCCCTGCGGCACCCGCCCCAGCCGCTGCCCCGCTACCTCCAGCCCTCCGACAAGGAGCTCTGCCAGGCCTTCCGGCAGGATCCCCGGGAATTTGCGGATAG GTTTCTTTATGAGTACGCCAGCAGCTACAGCCAGGCtcccctgcctgtgctcctgggCTCCACCAGGACCTTCCTCTCCATGGTCTCCACCTGCTGCATCTCCCCTGCACCCACTGCCTGCTTCCTGAAGGAG AAACTGGAGAGGAAAAccctctccctgctcaccctgACATCAAACCGGATTTGCTCCCGCTTCTCAGCATATGGGAAGGACAAAGTCAGCTTCAG CTACCTGGCCTCGCTGGCTCAGAAGGTTCCCCGTGCTCCCTTCGAGGACCTTCTCCCCCTGGCCGAAGATGCTGCCGAGGTGTCTTCGCAGTGCTGTGACTCAGTAGCTGAGGACTGCATGAAGAAGAAG ctgttGGAGCACACGGCCAAAGTCTGCGCCGCGCTGGCGACCCAGGACGGGCGCTTTGCCGACTGCTGCACGGGGAAAAACCTGATGGAGAACCATTTCTGCATCCTGGCCATGCCTCCAGCGCCAGCCCCCGAGCTGCCAAAGGCGTCGGAGCCGACCAACAAGGAGCTGTGTGGCAAGGATGGGGCTCTCCATGCCACCAG GTTCCTGTTTGAGCTGGCACGGAGGCACCCCAGCCTCCCTGACGCCGTCCTCGCCAAGCTCTACGACTCCTCTGGGAAACTTCGGGAGGAATGCTGCTCCACCAAGGACCCCTCCACCTGCTTGGACAGTAAGGTGAGTGGTGTGGGGGCTCCGGGGGCTCATCCTGTTCCCCCTCATCACAGTGCCACCCAAATCCCCACAGAGGCTTTCCCCAGCCTGGTAACTCCCACCCTCTGTCCCCAGCGCAAGCggatgcaggcagagctgctccccttCCTGGAAAAGACCAGCCGGCTCTGCAGGAAGTACAACGAGCTGCCTTTCCTTGAGTTCAAGAAGAG GCTGCGGGAGAGCCTGACGCAGGCGGAGCCCGAGGCCAGCCcggcacagctggagcagctcctggagaagcGAGTGTCCTTCGCCTCCACCTGCTGCCTCCCGGACGCTCCCCCGCTCCTCTGCGCTTCCAAG GTGAGCTCGGAGCTGGCAGAAGCGTGTAAGGAGTCCTGCCTGCTGGGATAG
- the BTC gene encoding probetacellulin: protein MEAAAAPAPGGGPGTLLLCLALASALAFFSCVGADTNVTAGHGTEGLTCGTAKGCTGNGTQLRRQSHFSRCPEEFQHYCVKGKCRFLVAEQAPACVCERGYIGARCERVDLFYLRGDQGQIVIISLIAAIVTLIILIVGICLCSHHCRRQRRKRKAEEMETLNKDSPSRSEDVRETGIA from the exons atggaggcggcggcggccccggccccgggcggcggccccggtaccctgctgctctgcctggccctCGCCTCTG CCTTGGCGTTCTTCAGCTGCGTGGGCGCCGACACCAATGTCACGGCCGGGCACGGCACGGAGGGCCTGACCTGCGGCACAGCCAAGGGATGCACAG GGAACGGGACGCAGCTGCGGCGGCAGAGTCACTTCTCCCGGTGCCCGGAGGAGTTCCAGCACTACTGTGTCAAAGGGAAGTGCCGCTTCCTGGTGGCCGAGCAGGCACCGGCTTGTGT GTGTGAGCGAGGCTACATCGGGGCTCGCTGCGAGAGGGTGGATCTGTTCTACCTGCGAGGGGACCAGGGCCAGATCGTTATCATCTCCCTGATCGCCGCCATCGTCACGCTCATCATCCTCATCGTCGGCATCTGCCTCTGCAGTCA CCACTGTCGGAGGCAGCGTAggaagagaaaggcagaagagatGGAAACGTTAAACAAGGATTCGCCCTCCAGAAGTGAAGATGTGCGGGAAACGGGAATCGCGTGA
- the PARM1 gene encoding prostate androgen-regulated mucin-like protein 1 codes for MGCCCRLLFLALLLLPAGLGDDSPESAVIPIRPPFLWEGVPVKPDPADADVPTPAPGQPSLSSSTAPAGDGTSSRPQEGDGHNATAPAPVTESSTATPEGPSVASGHSSVPPTSETAPALRTAHTAGPARSTTDLGAAPSPTDTAAPSPPSSLPAGVPSSPPGVALSPTPVLASPAATQPPLLPKDVPSLGTLAMASSLAVEPTFPPVTVMSPTEGEVTASEKTTGVTMEEVPHALSAGSIVAITVTVIVVVVLVFGTAAYLKIRHSSYGRLLDDHDYGSWGNYNNPLYDDS; via the exons atgggctgctgctgccgcctcctcttcctcgccctcctcctcctcccggcAG GACTGGGCGATGACTCCCCAGAATCAGCCGTCATCCCCATCCGGCCCCCCTTCCTCTGGGAAGGTGTCCCGGTGAAACCAGACCCTGCGGACGCGGATGTCCCCACGCCAGCCCCGGGCCAGCCCTCGCTGTCCTCGTCCACGGCACCTGCGGGAGACGGGACGTCCTCCAGGCCCCAGGAGGGGGATGGCCACAACGCTACCGCCCCTGCTCCTGTCACCGAGAGCTCCACAGCCACACCTGAGGGTCCCTCCGTGGCCTCCGGCCACAGCTCGGTGCCACCCACCTCGGAGACAGCCCCGGCTCTCCGGACAGCGCACACCGCCGGCCCGGCGAGAAGCACGACGGATTTgggggcagctcccagccccacagacacAGCTGCGCCGTcacctccctcttcccttcccgCTGGCGTCCCCTCCTCACCTCCCGGGGTGGCCTTGTCCCCGACACCTGTCCTTGCCAGCCCTGCCGCTACCCAGCCACCGCTGCTGCCCAAGGAtgtcccttccctggggacactggcCATGGCATCGAGCCTGGCCGTGGAGCCAACTTTCCCCCCAGTGACTGTGATGAGCCCCACGGAAGGTGAGGTCACAGCCTCGGAGAAAACCACCGGCGTCACCATGGAGGAGGTTCCGCACGCGCTGAGCGCAG GGAGCATTGTGGCCATAACCGTGACGGTCATcgtggtggtggtgctggtgttCGGGACAGCCGCGTACCTCAAGATCAG GCACTCCTCCTATGGAAGGCTTTTGGACGACCACGACTACGGCTCCTGGGGCAACTACAACAACCCTCTCTATGATGATTCCTAG
- the RCHY1 gene encoding RING finger and CHY zinc finger domain-containing protein 1, which translates to MATAGGSAGREPGCEPGCEPGCEPGCEQGCEHYRRGCRLRAPCCGKLYPCRLCHDGAEEHQLDRFRVSEVQCIRCRLLQKAQQRCEGCDSLFGEYYCDICHLFDRDKKQYHCQECGICRIGPKEDFFHCSKCNLCLSLSLQGKHKCIENVSRQDCPICLEDIHTSRVGAHVLPCGHLLHRTCYDEMLKEGYRCPLCMHSALDMTGYWRQLDAEVAQTPMPTEYQNMMVEILCNDCSARSTVQFHLLGMKCQSCESYNTAQDGRCRLSLEQP; encoded by the exons atGGCCACGGCGGGGGGATCGGCGGGACGCGAGCCGGGATGCGAGCCGGGATGCGAGCCGGGATGCGAGCCGGGATGCGAGCAGGGATGCGAGCACTACCGGCGGGGCTGCCGGCTGCGG GCGCCGTGCTGCGGGAAGCTGTACCCGTGCCGCCTGTGCCACGACGGCGCCGAGGAGCACCAGCTGGACCGGTTCCGGGTCTCCGAGGTGCAGTGCATCCGCTGCCGCCTCCTGCAGAAG gcCCAGCAGCGCTGCGAGGGCTGTGACAGCCTCTTTGGGGAGTACTACTGTGACATCTGCCACCTGTTTGACCGTGACAAGAAGCAGTACCACTGCCAGGAGTGCGGCATCTGCAG GATTGGCCCCAAGGAGGatttcttccactgctccaaGTGTAATTTGTGCCTGAGCCTGAGTCTCCAAGGAAAGCATAAG TGTATTGAAAATGTCTCCAGGCAGGATTGTCCAATATGTTTGGAG GATATTCACACATCTCGTGTTGGAGCCCATGTTCTGCCGTGTGGTCACCTTCTTCACAG AACATGTTACGATGAAATGCTGAAGGA AGGCTACAGGTGTCCTTTGTGCATGCACTCGGCGTTGGACATGACCGGGTACTGGCGCCAGCTGGACGCAGAAGTGGCGCAGACTCCCATGCCCACGGAGTACCAGAACATGATGGTGGAG ATCCTTTGCAACGACTGCAGTGCCCGCTCCACGGTGCAGTTCCACCTCCTGGGCATGAAGTGCCAGAGCTGTGAGTCGTACAACACGGCGCAGGACGGGCGGTGCcggctgtccctggagcagccGTGA